The genomic DNA CCGTCGAGCTCAAGTGACCTGACGGCATCTCGGCAGCACCGACAGCGGGCCGGTTCCAGTGGGAACCGGCCCGCTGTCGCGTCCCGGGGGAGCACAAGCAGCGCAGATCACCTTGACGACCGCCCAGAGCCAGGGCATTCTCGAGGTCTCAGGCTGGTCTTCCACGGGCCGCACCTGGGACTGCGGATCATCGAGCCGGGCTGCAGATTCGGCGCCGCGCGACGGCGCCCGTCGAGCCCGAGTCGAGGTCCACAACCGCCGCCGCGTCGGCGCGGACGCGGCGGGCCGAGACTGTGGTTCCGGTCGAGTCTCGCCACGGGGTGGCGATTGGACTCCCGTCGACACCACGGGTATGCTGTCGCTTTGCGCTGCCCCTCTCTGTGTAGCCCGCGACGACGTGGCCGTCCCCACCGGTCTGATCAGCACGTGACCTGCAGGTTCGTGGTGTGTCTCCGAGTGGTGGGACGGATGCTCATTGCAGGTGGGCGCGGCGCCGACCGCCGACTGTGACAAAGGCCCGTGGAAGGACCCTCCTTGGCTGCCTCGCGCACTGCGAACCAGAAGATGTCCACGGCACTGACGGCCTCCGGCCGCGTGTCGTTCGCCAAGATCCGAGAGCCGCTAGAGGTACCCGACCTCTTGGCCCTGCAGACCGAGAGTTTCGACTGGCTGCTCGGCAACGAGCGGTGGCAGGCCCGGGTCGAGGAGGCCCTGGAGGCCGGCCGCAACGACGTACCCGAGCGCTCCGGACTGGAGGAGATCTTCGAGGAGATCTCGCCCATCGAAGACTTCGCGGGATCGATGTCGCTCTCGTTCCGGGACCACCGGTTCGAGGAGCAGAAGTACTCCATCGAGGAGTGCAAGGAACGCGACATGACCTACAGCGCCCCGCTGTTCGTCACCGCCGAGTTCATGAACAACAACACCGGCGAGATCAAGAGCCAGACGGTGTTCATGGGCGACTTCCCGCTCATGACCGACCGGGGCACCTTCGTTATCAACGGCACGGAGCGCGTCGTCGTCTCCCAGCTGGTCCGCAGCCCGGGCGTGTACTTCGAGCGCACCCCCGACAAGACCTCCGACAAGGACATCTACTCGGCCAAGGTGATCCCGAGCCGCGGTGCCTGGCTGGAGTTCGAGATCGACAAGCGCGACATGGTCGGCGTGCGCATCGACCGCAAGCGCAAGCAGTCCGTCACGGTGCTGCTCAAGGCGCTCGGCTGGTCGGACGCGCAGATCCTGGAGACCTTCGGCGAGTACGAGTCGATCCGGGCCACCCTGGAGAAGGACCACACCGGCGGCCAGGACGAGGCGCTGCTCGACATCTACCGCAAGCTGCGCCCGGGCGAGCCGCCGACGAAGGAGGCGGCCCAGGCCCTCCTGGACAACCTCTACTTCAACCCCAAGCGCTACGACCTGGCCAAGGTGGGTCGCTACAAGCTGAGCAAGAAGCTCGGCATCGAGGCCGACCTGACGAGTTCGACCCTGACGGTCGACGACGTCGTCGCCACGATCCGCTACATCGTCGCCCTGCACGCGGGGGAGAGCACGATCAAGGGCGTCCGGCACGGCGAGGAGGCCGACATCCGGGTCGAGGTCGACGACATCGACCACTTCGGCAACCGCCGCCTGCGCAACGTCGGCGAGCTCATCCAGAACCAGGTCCGCACCGGGCTGTCCCGCATGGAGCGGGTGGTCCGCGAGCGGATGACCACGCAGGACGTCGAGGCGATCACGCCGCAGACCCTGATCAACATCCGCCCGGTCGTCGCCTCCATCAAGGAGTTCTTCGGCACGAGCCAGCTATCCCAGTTCATGGACCAAAACAACCCGCTGGCCGGCCTGACCCACAAGCGGCGCCTGTCCGCGCTGGGCCCGGGCGGTCTGTCCCGCGACCGCGCGGGCATGGAGGTCCGCGACGTCCACCCCAGCCACTACGGCCGGATGTGCCCGATCGAGACGCCGGAAGGCCCGAACATCGGCCTCATCGGCTCGCTGGCCTCCTACGGCCGGATCAACCCCTTCGGCTTCATCGAGACGCCGTACCGCAAGGTGGTGGATGGCCAGGTCAGCGACGAGGTGCACTACCTCTCCGCGGACGAGGAGGACGAGTTCGTCATCGCGCAGGCCAACGCGCCGCTGACGGAGGACGGCCACTTCGCCGAGGAGCGGGTCCTGGTCCGCACCAAGGGCGGCGAGGCGATCGACGTCCCGGGCGGCGAGGTCGACTACATGGACGTCTCGGCCCGGCAGATGGTCTCCGCGGCCACCGCGCTGATCCCGTTCCTGGAGCACGACGACGCCAACCGCGCGCTCATGGGCGCCAACATGCAGCGCCAGGCGGTTCCGCTGGTGCGCAGCGAGGCCCCGCTGGTCGGCACGGGCATGGAATACCGCGCCGCTCTCGACTCCGGGGACGTCGTGCGCGCCCGGCAGGGCTGCGTGGTCGAGTCCGTCGCCGCGGACACGGTCACCGTGGCCAACGACGACGGCACCCACGAGACCTACCGGATCGCCAAGTTCATGCGCTCCAACCAGGGCACCTGCTACAACCAGCGGGTCGTCGTGGCGGAGGGCCAGCGGCTGGAGGCCGGCGAGGTCATCGCCGACGGGCCCGCCACCGACGGCGGCGAGATGAGCCTCGGCCGCAACCTCCTCGTGGCGTTCATGCCCTGGGAGGGCCTGAACTACGAAGACGCGATCATCCTGTCCCAGCGCCTGGTGCAGGACGACGTGCTCTCTTCGATCCACATCGAGGAGCACGAGATCGACGCCCGCGACACCAAGCTGGGCCCCGAGGAGATCACCCGGGACATCCCGAACGTCTCCGAGGAGGTCCTGGCCGACCTCGACGAGCGCGGCATCATCCGCATCGGCGCCGAGGTCCGCGACGGCGACCTGCTGGTCGGCAAGGTCACGCCCAAGGGTGAGACGGAGCTGACCCCGGAGGAGCGCCTGCTGCGCGCGATCTTCGGCGAGAAGGCCCGCGAGGTCCGCGACACCTCCCTGAAGGTGCCGCACGGCGAGACCGGCACGGTCATCCACGTGAAGGTCTTCGACCGGGAGGAGGGCGACGAGCTGCCCCCGGGCGTCAACCAGCTCGTGCGGGTCTACGTCGCCAACCGGCGCAAGATCACCGACGGCGACAAGCTCGCCGGCCGGCACGGCAACAAGGGCGTCATCTCCAAGATCGTGCCGGTCGAGGACATGCCGTTCCTTGAGGACGGCACCCCGGTCGATGTCATCCTCAACCCGCTCGGCGTACCGGGCCGCATGAACATCGGTCAGGTCCTCGAGATCCACCTGGGCTGGGCCGCCAGCCGCGGCTGGACCATCGACGGCGATCCGGAGTGGGCGGCGAACCTGCCGGCCGAGGTCCGCGAGGCCGGGCCGCGCACGCGGGTCGCCTCGCCGGTGTTCGACGGCGCCAAGGAAGAGGAGATCACCGGTCTGCTCGACTCGACGCTGCCGACCCGCGACGGCGTACGGCTCATCGGCGCCTCCGGCAAGGCGCAGTTGTTCGACGGCCGCTCCGGCGAGCCGTTCCCGGCGCCGATCTCGGTGGGCTACATGTACATCCTCAAGCTGCACCACCTCGTGGATGACAAGATCCACGCGCGCAGCACCGGCCCGTACTCGATGATCACCCAGCAGCCGCTGGGTGGTAAGGCCCAGTTCGGTGGCCAGCGGTTCGGCGAGATGGAGGTGTGGGCACTCGAGGCGTACGGCGCCGCCTACGCCCTGCAGGAGCTGCTCACGATCAAGTCCGACGACGTCACCGGCCGCGTGAAGGTTTACGAGGCCATCGTCAAGGGCGAGAACATCCCCGAGCCCGGCATCCCCGAGTCCTTCAAGGTCCTCATCAAGGAGATGCAGTCCCTCTGCCTGAACGTGGAGGTGCTGTCCTCCGACGGCAGCCAGATCGACCTGCGCGAACCGGACCAGGAAGTGTTCCGGGCCGCGGAGGAGCTCGGCATCGACCTGTCCCGGCGTGAGCCCAGTTCTGTCGAAGAGGTCTGACGCTGACCCGCGTTCCGACCGGTCGCCACCTAGCGGCGCGACCCGACACCGACCCGACGTACTCGAACCTGACCGAGAGTAGGGAAGCACCAAGTGCTTGACGTGAACTTCTTCGATGAGCTGCGGATCGGCCTGGCCAGCGCGGACGACATCCGCGCGTGGAGCCACGGCGAGGTGAAGAAGCCCGAGACCATCAACTACCGCACCCTCAAGCCCGAGAAGGACGGCCTTTTCTGCGAGAAGATCTTCGGCCCGACCCGGGACTGGGAGTGCTACTGCGGCAAATACAAGCGCGTCCGCTTCAAGGGCATCATCTGCGAGCGCTGTGGCGTGGAGGTGACCCGCTCCGGCGTACGTCGGGAGCGGATGGGACACATCGAGCTCGCCGCGCCGGTGACCCACATCTGGTACTTCAAGGGCGTGCCGAGCCGCCTCGGCTACCTGCTGGACCTGGCCCCGAAGGACCTGGAAAAGGTCATCTACTTCGCGGCGTACATGATCACCTCGGTGGATGAGGAGGGTCGCCACCGCGACCTGCCCAGCCTGGAGGCGCAGCTGGAGTCCGAGAAGAAGGTGCTGGCCAACCAGCGCGACGCGGACGTGGAGGCGCGGGCCCAAAAGCTCGAGGCCGACCTGGCCGAGCTGGAGGCCGAGGGCGCCAAGGGCGACGCGCGCCGCAAGGTGCGCGAGGGTGCCGAGCGGGAGATGAACAACCTGCGCAAGCGGGCCGACGCCCAGATCGAGCGGCTCGAGCAGGTCTGGGATCGGTTCAAGAACCTCAAGGTCCAGGACCTGGAGGGCGACGAAATCCTCTACCGCGAGATGCGGGACCGCTACGGGCTCTACTTCGAGGGCGGCATGGGCGCGGCCGCGTTGCAGCGCCGGCTGGAGACCTTCGACCTGGAGGCCGAGGCCAACCTGCTGCGCGAGATCATCGCCACCGGCAAGGGGCAGCGCAAGACGCGGGCCCTGAAGCGGCTCCGGGTGGTCACGGCCTTCCAGGTCACCGGCAACACCCCGATGTCGATGGTGCTCGACTGCGTCCCGGTCATCCCGCCGGACCTGCGCCCCATGGTGCAGCTCGACGGTGGCCGGTTCGCGACGTCGGATCTCAACGACCTCTACCGCCGCGTGATCAACCGCAACAACCGGCTCAAGCGGCTGCTCGACCTCGGCGCCCCCGAGATCATCGTCAACAACGAGAAGCGGATGCTGCAGGAGGCCGTCGACGCGCTGTTCGACAACGGCCGCCGCGGCCGCCCGGTCACGGGTCCGGGCAACCGCCCGCTGAAGTCGCTGTCCGACATGCTCAAGGGCAAGCAGGGC from Austwickia sp. includes the following:
- the rpoB gene encoding DNA-directed RNA polymerase subunit beta; the encoded protein is MAASRTANQKMSTALTASGRVSFAKIREPLEVPDLLALQTESFDWLLGNERWQARVEEALEAGRNDVPERSGLEEIFEEISPIEDFAGSMSLSFRDHRFEEQKYSIEECKERDMTYSAPLFVTAEFMNNNTGEIKSQTVFMGDFPLMTDRGTFVINGTERVVVSQLVRSPGVYFERTPDKTSDKDIYSAKVIPSRGAWLEFEIDKRDMVGVRIDRKRKQSVTVLLKALGWSDAQILETFGEYESIRATLEKDHTGGQDEALLDIYRKLRPGEPPTKEAAQALLDNLYFNPKRYDLAKVGRYKLSKKLGIEADLTSSTLTVDDVVATIRYIVALHAGESTIKGVRHGEEADIRVEVDDIDHFGNRRLRNVGELIQNQVRTGLSRMERVVRERMTTQDVEAITPQTLINIRPVVASIKEFFGTSQLSQFMDQNNPLAGLTHKRRLSALGPGGLSRDRAGMEVRDVHPSHYGRMCPIETPEGPNIGLIGSLASYGRINPFGFIETPYRKVVDGQVSDEVHYLSADEEDEFVIAQANAPLTEDGHFAEERVLVRTKGGEAIDVPGGEVDYMDVSARQMVSAATALIPFLEHDDANRALMGANMQRQAVPLVRSEAPLVGTGMEYRAALDSGDVVRARQGCVVESVAADTVTVANDDGTHETYRIAKFMRSNQGTCYNQRVVVAEGQRLEAGEVIADGPATDGGEMSLGRNLLVAFMPWEGLNYEDAIILSQRLVQDDVLSSIHIEEHEIDARDTKLGPEEITRDIPNVSEEVLADLDERGIIRIGAEVRDGDLLVGKVTPKGETELTPEERLLRAIFGEKAREVRDTSLKVPHGETGTVIHVKVFDREEGDELPPGVNQLVRVYVANRRKITDGDKLAGRHGNKGVISKIVPVEDMPFLEDGTPVDVILNPLGVPGRMNIGQVLEIHLGWAASRGWTIDGDPEWAANLPAEVREAGPRTRVASPVFDGAKEEEITGLLDSTLPTRDGVRLIGASGKAQLFDGRSGEPFPAPISVGYMYILKLHHLVDDKIHARSTGPYSMITQQPLGGKAQFGGQRFGEMEVWALEAYGAAYALQELLTIKSDDVTGRVKVYEAIVKGENIPEPGIPESFKVLIKEMQSLCLNVEVLSSDGSQIDLREPDQEVFRAAEELGIDLSRREPSSVEEV